A genomic stretch from Mastacembelus armatus chromosome 7, fMasArm1.2, whole genome shotgun sequence includes:
- the ndufb11 gene encoding NADH dehydrogenase [ubiquinone] 1 beta subcomplex subunit 11, mitochondrial produces MLTRLSRFGTALPRLLSKPPARFVSQSKPSGAAGSTAVTELHPAAEQAGHGEVSPYVKNPDYHGFSKDDPVVDEWNMRVGFFFGISVALVIGGTFIHYLPDHGMRQWARREAEHLILQREKEGLPVIEENYYDPSKIILPTAQEE; encoded by the exons ATGTTGACCCGACTGTCACGGTTTGGGACAGCTTTGCCCCGGTTACTCAGTAAACCTCCGGCTCGGTTCGTCTCCCAGTCAAAACCGAGCGGTGCCGCAGGTTCGACCGCAGTGACGGAGCTGCACCCCGCGGCGGAGCAGGCTGGACACGGTGAGGTCAGCCCGTATGTCAAG AATCCAGATTACCATGGCTTCTCCAAAGATGATCCTGTGGTGGATGAGTGGAACATGAGGGTGGGCTTCTTCTTTGGTATTTCAGTGGCTCTTGTTATCGGAGGAACATTTATCCACTATTTACCAGACCATGG GATGCGTCAGTGGGCCAGACGTGAGGCGGAGCATCTGAtcctgcagagagagaaggagggccTGCCTGTCATAGAGGAAAACTACTACGACCCGAGCAAAATCATTTTGCCCACTGCTCAAGAGGAGTAG
- the rtel1 gene encoding regulator of telomere elongation helicase 1 isoform X2, with amino-acid sequence MPSLSLSGVTVDFPFPPYDCQKDYMSKVIECLQKKVNGVLESPTGTGKTLCLLCATLAWRDHFKDTISARKIAERLGGKEMFPNTPLSSWGTTATDGDKPTYYTDIPKIIYASRTHSQLAQVINELKNTSYRPKVCVLGSREQLCINQEVMRQESNHIKVHMCRGKVSTRSCVYYNNVEEKSTDRDLVNSILDVEDLVKFGSKQRVCPYYLSRSLKQQADIIFMPYNYLLDPKSRRAHNIELNGAVVIFDEAHNVEKTCEESTSFDLTPYDVASAITSVDRLLVEQAKAASHGESVSEDFNVESLNSGLKIDIATTAKIKQILLDLEAAIDSYDVPGDRGITKPGIFIYELLERAHLTYDTKTNIYEALEQISGYIAGQSGIFLNTSGLQKLAEIIQLVFCGEPLEKDRAQQMEANTAHFKVHIHKDTSSYKKKQSTDVWASSSSKKQGNILSYWCFSPGFSMQDLVNQGVRCIILTSGTLSPLSSFTSELRIEFPVRLENKHVIERDQIFVSVIARGPDGQQLSSAFDRRFVPANMASLGNTVANLTRVVPHGLLVFFPSFPLMEKTLEYWRANGHADRIENIKPMFVEPKGKGTFTEVIDGYYNKVNDPASKGGSFFAVCRGKASEGLDFADTFGRGVIITGLPFPPKMDPRVILKMQFLDEMSRKKAPGLKYLSGQEWYKQQAFRAVNQAIGRVIRHKDDYGAIFLCDQRFKNSDARAQLPSWVRPCVRLYDGFGNVVRDVSQFFRVAQKIRPMLEKKAAAESSGPDFQSSGSTFCSSSPRFHTQKAKVLDAHLPSLKRRRLNEHSAANGMAKICVEYEYEVPESQRRPVNLLDALERGDHREDADGLVGEEQAHHLSTRSLQNDKRMDDELRGGKRKIKLVQEKKMSVSEDVSEEGKANRAKKFLAEMKKSLSQVNFDCMVQALQRYKKTDDLDVLLTETALLTEDANTHGLLRGFYQFVRPHHKKAFDEKCQELTGQGCGYKPDHSLSKDEKKALMLQSGSSLQ; translated from the exons ATGCCTTCACTGAGTCTGAGCGGAGTCACGGTggattttccttttcctccatATGACTGTCAGAAAGACTACATGAGCAAAGTGATCGAGTGTCTTCAGAAG AAGGTGAATGGGGTCCTGGAGAGTCCCACAGGAACTGGTAAAACCCTGTGCCTGCTGTGTGCCACCTTGGCCTGGAGGGACCACTTCAAGGACACCATCTCTGCCCGCAAGATAGCAGAGAGGCTGGGCGGGAAGGAGATGTTTCCAAACACACCCCTGTCATCCTGGGGCACGACCGCTACAGATGGTGACAAACCGA CCTACTACACAGATATTCCCAAGATCATTTACGCGTCCAGGACACACTCTCAGCTCGCACAAGTTATTAATGAGTTAAAGAACACGTCCTACAG ACCAAAGGTGTGTGTGCTGGGATCGAGAGAGCAGCTGTGTATCAACCAGGAAGTGATGCGTCAGGAGAGCAACCACATCAAG gTCCATATGTGCAGAGGAAAAGTTTCCACAAGGTCATGTGTCTACTACAACAATGTTGAAG AGAAGAGCACTGACAGAGACTTGGTTAACTCAATCCTTGATGTGGAAGATTTGGTCAAATTCGGCAGCAAACAGAG GGTTTGTCCTTACTACCTCTCACGTTCCCTCAAACAACAAGCCGACATCATTTTTATGCCGTACAACTACCTGCTGGATCCAAAG AGCCGCAGGGCGCACAATATCGAGCTGAACGGAGCTGTGGTTATCTTTGATGAAGCTCATAATGTG GAGAAGACGTGTGAAGAGTCGACATCCTTCGACCTGACTCCGTATGATGTAGCCTCAGCCATTACTTCTGTGGACCGGCTGCTGGTGGAGCAGGCTAAAGCAGCCAGCCATGGAGAGTCTGTCTCTGAAGACTTCAACGTCGAATCCCTCAACTCTG gttTAAAAATAGATATAGCCACGACTGCTAAAATCAAAC AGATTTTGCTGGATCTGGAAGCTGCCATCGATTCCTATGATGTTCCAGGTGACAGAGGCATCACGAAACCTGGGAT CTTCATCTACGAGCTGTTAGAGAGAGCCCACCTGACCTACGACACCAAGACAAACATCTACGAAGCTCTGGAGCAGATCAGCGGATACATAGCAGGAC AGTCGGGAATATTCCTGAACACAAGTGGGCTGCAGAAGCTGGCTGAGATCATACAG TTGGTGTTCTGTGGTGAACCATTAGAAAAGGACAGAGCGCAGCAGATGGAGGCCAACACAGCCCATTTTAAG GTTCATATCCATAAAGACACCAGCTCttacaagaaaaaacaaagcactgATGTGTGGGCTTCATCTTCGTCTAAGAAACAAG GAAACATTCTGAGTTACTGGTGCTTCTCTCCTGGCTTCAGCATGCAAGACCTGGTGAATCAAGGTGTTCGCTGCATCATTCTGACCAGTGGTACCCTCTCTCCCCTGTCCTCGTTCACCTCTGAGCTGCGGAT AGAGTTCCCGGTGCGTCTGGAGAACAAACATGTGATTGAGCGTGACCAGATCTTTGTTAGCGTCATCGCGCGAGGCCCAGACGGACAGCAGCTGAGTTCGGCGTTTGACAGAAG GTTTGTTCCTGCAAACATGGCGTCTTTAGGCAACACTGTAG CCAACCTGACCCGAGTGGTTCCTCACGGTCTCTTAGTGTTtttcccctccttccctctAATGGAGAAAACCCTCGAGTACTGGAGA GCTAACGGACACGCTGATCGCATTGAGAACATAAAGCCCATGTTTGTTGAACCTAAAGGAAAGGGTACGTTTACTGAG gtTATTGATGGATATTACAACAAAGTCAATGATCCAGCATCTAAAGGGGGGAGCTTCTTTGCTGTGTGTCGAGGGAAG GCCAGTGAAGGTCTGGATTTTGCAGACACCTTTGGTCGGGGCGTCATCATCACCGGTCTGCCCTTCCCTCCAAAGATGGACCCCCGGGTCATCCTGAAAATGCAGTTCTTGGACGAGATGAGCCGGAAGAAAGCTCCTGGGTTAAAG TACCTGTCTGGGCAGGAGTGGTACAAACAGCAGGCTTTCAGAGCTGTGAACCAGGCCATCGGCAGAGTCATCCGCCACAAGGACGATTACGGAGCCATCTTCCTGTGTGATCAGAG GTTTAAAAACTCTGATGCCCGGGCTCAGCTTCCATCGTGGGTTCGGCCTTGTGTACGTCTGTATGACGGCTTCGGGAACGTGGTCCGTGACGTTTCTCAGTTCTTCAGGGTTGCGCAGAAAATA AGGCCCATGCTAGAGAAGAAGGCTGCAGCAGAGAGCAGTGGGCCTGACTTTCAATCTTCTGGCTCCACTTTCTGCTCTTCTTCCCCACGTTTCCACACCCAGAAGGCCAAGGTGCTGGACGCCCACCTTCCCAGCCTGAAGAGGAGGCGGCTCA ATGAACACTCAGCAGCCAATGGAATGGCTAAAATCTGTGTGGAGTATGAGTATGAGGTGCCGGAGAGTCAGAGGAGACCAGTCAACCTGCTGGACGCTCTGGAGCGAGGTGACCATCGTGAGGATGCTGATGGTTTAGTGGGAGAGGAGCAG GCTCACCATCTGTCCACACGGTCTCTGCAAAATGACAAGAGGATGGATGATGAATTGCGAGGAGGAAAGCGTAAAATCAAACTGGTCCAAGAAAAG aaaatgaGTGTGTCGGAGGACGTGTCTGAGGAAGGTAAAGCCAATAGAGCTAAGAAGTTTCTGGCAGAAATGAAGAAATCACTGAGCCAGGTCAACTTTGACTGCATGGTGCAGGCTCTGCAGAGATACAAGAAGACTGACGACCTGGACGTCCTGCTGACGGAGACAGCGCTCCTAACTGAGGACGCCAACACTCACGGTCTGCTGCGCG GCTTCTACCAGTTTGTCCGGCCACATCACAAAAAGGCGTTTGATGAGAAATGCCAGGAGCTGACCGGGCAGGGCTGCGGATACAAACCTGATCACTCACTGTCCAAAGACGAGAAGAAAGCGCTGATGCTGCAGAGCG GTTCATCTTTGCAGTAA
- the rtel1 gene encoding regulator of telomere elongation helicase 1 isoform X1, with the protein MPSLSLSGVTVDFPFPPYDCQKDYMSKVIECLQKKVNGVLESPTGTGKTLCLLCATLAWRDHFKDTISARKIAERLGGKEMFPNTPLSSWGTTATDGDKPTYYTDIPKIIYASRTHSQLAQVINELKNTSYRPKVCVLGSREQLCINQEVMRQESNHIKVHMCRGKVSTRSCVYYNNVEEKSTDRDLVNSILDVEDLVKFGSKQRVCPYYLSRSLKQQADIIFMPYNYLLDPKSRRAHNIELNGAVVIFDEAHNVEKTCEESTSFDLTPYDVASAITSVDRLLVEQAKAASHGESVSEDFNVESLNSGLKIDIATTAKIKQILLDLEAAIDSYDVPGDRGITKPGIFIYELLERAHLTYDTKTNIYEALEQISGYIAGQSGIFLNTSGLQKLAEIIQLVFCGEPLEKDRAQQMEANTAHFKVHIHKDTSSYKKKQSTDVWASSSSKKQGNILSYWCFSPGFSMQDLVNQGVRCIILTSGTLSPLSSFTSELRIEFPVRLENKHVIERDQIFVSVIARGPDGQQLSSAFDRRFVPANMASLGNTVANLTRVVPHGLLVFFPSFPLMEKTLEYWRANGHADRIENIKPMFVEPKGKGTFTEVIDGYYNKVNDPASKGGSFFAVCRGKASEGLDFADTFGRGVIITGLPFPPKMDPRVILKMQFLDEMSRKKAPGLKYLSGQEWYKQQAFRAVNQAIGRVIRHKDDYGAIFLCDQRFKNSDARAQLPSWVRPCVRLYDGFGNVVRDVSQFFRVAQKIRPMLEKKAAAESSGPDFQSSGSTFCSSSPRFHTQKAKVLDAHLPSLKRRRLNEHSAANGMAKICVEYEYEVPESQRRPVNLLDALERGDHREDADGLVGEEQAHHLSTRSLQNDKRMDDELRGGKRKIKLVQEKKMSVSEDVSEEGKANRAKKFLAEMKKSLSQVNFDCMVQALQRYKKTDDLDVLLTETALLTEDANTHGLLRGFYQFVRPHHKKAFDEKCQELTGQGCGYKPDHSLSKDEKKALMLQSGADDQPVVGLASSSGMSSSSQLNTQQLNRGGHHLSQHGLTQPQPVSAPKKEVHSTFLADVKKALGAEKSTQLFQAIHSYKKTDNYENLVTTVVSLFTERDEDFSLLVTFGMFIRPHHKKQYKEMLDALIGQSVSAADGPAVSEDLRGPASSSSPLRTQSKISSFFSNSQRK; encoded by the exons ATGCCTTCACTGAGTCTGAGCGGAGTCACGGTggattttccttttcctccatATGACTGTCAGAAAGACTACATGAGCAAAGTGATCGAGTGTCTTCAGAAG AAGGTGAATGGGGTCCTGGAGAGTCCCACAGGAACTGGTAAAACCCTGTGCCTGCTGTGTGCCACCTTGGCCTGGAGGGACCACTTCAAGGACACCATCTCTGCCCGCAAGATAGCAGAGAGGCTGGGCGGGAAGGAGATGTTTCCAAACACACCCCTGTCATCCTGGGGCACGACCGCTACAGATGGTGACAAACCGA CCTACTACACAGATATTCCCAAGATCATTTACGCGTCCAGGACACACTCTCAGCTCGCACAAGTTATTAATGAGTTAAAGAACACGTCCTACAG ACCAAAGGTGTGTGTGCTGGGATCGAGAGAGCAGCTGTGTATCAACCAGGAAGTGATGCGTCAGGAGAGCAACCACATCAAG gTCCATATGTGCAGAGGAAAAGTTTCCACAAGGTCATGTGTCTACTACAACAATGTTGAAG AGAAGAGCACTGACAGAGACTTGGTTAACTCAATCCTTGATGTGGAAGATTTGGTCAAATTCGGCAGCAAACAGAG GGTTTGTCCTTACTACCTCTCACGTTCCCTCAAACAACAAGCCGACATCATTTTTATGCCGTACAACTACCTGCTGGATCCAAAG AGCCGCAGGGCGCACAATATCGAGCTGAACGGAGCTGTGGTTATCTTTGATGAAGCTCATAATGTG GAGAAGACGTGTGAAGAGTCGACATCCTTCGACCTGACTCCGTATGATGTAGCCTCAGCCATTACTTCTGTGGACCGGCTGCTGGTGGAGCAGGCTAAAGCAGCCAGCCATGGAGAGTCTGTCTCTGAAGACTTCAACGTCGAATCCCTCAACTCTG gttTAAAAATAGATATAGCCACGACTGCTAAAATCAAAC AGATTTTGCTGGATCTGGAAGCTGCCATCGATTCCTATGATGTTCCAGGTGACAGAGGCATCACGAAACCTGGGAT CTTCATCTACGAGCTGTTAGAGAGAGCCCACCTGACCTACGACACCAAGACAAACATCTACGAAGCTCTGGAGCAGATCAGCGGATACATAGCAGGAC AGTCGGGAATATTCCTGAACACAAGTGGGCTGCAGAAGCTGGCTGAGATCATACAG TTGGTGTTCTGTGGTGAACCATTAGAAAAGGACAGAGCGCAGCAGATGGAGGCCAACACAGCCCATTTTAAG GTTCATATCCATAAAGACACCAGCTCttacaagaaaaaacaaagcactgATGTGTGGGCTTCATCTTCGTCTAAGAAACAAG GAAACATTCTGAGTTACTGGTGCTTCTCTCCTGGCTTCAGCATGCAAGACCTGGTGAATCAAGGTGTTCGCTGCATCATTCTGACCAGTGGTACCCTCTCTCCCCTGTCCTCGTTCACCTCTGAGCTGCGGAT AGAGTTCCCGGTGCGTCTGGAGAACAAACATGTGATTGAGCGTGACCAGATCTTTGTTAGCGTCATCGCGCGAGGCCCAGACGGACAGCAGCTGAGTTCGGCGTTTGACAGAAG GTTTGTTCCTGCAAACATGGCGTCTTTAGGCAACACTGTAG CCAACCTGACCCGAGTGGTTCCTCACGGTCTCTTAGTGTTtttcccctccttccctctAATGGAGAAAACCCTCGAGTACTGGAGA GCTAACGGACACGCTGATCGCATTGAGAACATAAAGCCCATGTTTGTTGAACCTAAAGGAAAGGGTACGTTTACTGAG gtTATTGATGGATATTACAACAAAGTCAATGATCCAGCATCTAAAGGGGGGAGCTTCTTTGCTGTGTGTCGAGGGAAG GCCAGTGAAGGTCTGGATTTTGCAGACACCTTTGGTCGGGGCGTCATCATCACCGGTCTGCCCTTCCCTCCAAAGATGGACCCCCGGGTCATCCTGAAAATGCAGTTCTTGGACGAGATGAGCCGGAAGAAAGCTCCTGGGTTAAAG TACCTGTCTGGGCAGGAGTGGTACAAACAGCAGGCTTTCAGAGCTGTGAACCAGGCCATCGGCAGAGTCATCCGCCACAAGGACGATTACGGAGCCATCTTCCTGTGTGATCAGAG GTTTAAAAACTCTGATGCCCGGGCTCAGCTTCCATCGTGGGTTCGGCCTTGTGTACGTCTGTATGACGGCTTCGGGAACGTGGTCCGTGACGTTTCTCAGTTCTTCAGGGTTGCGCAGAAAATA AGGCCCATGCTAGAGAAGAAGGCTGCAGCAGAGAGCAGTGGGCCTGACTTTCAATCTTCTGGCTCCACTTTCTGCTCTTCTTCCCCACGTTTCCACACCCAGAAGGCCAAGGTGCTGGACGCCCACCTTCCCAGCCTGAAGAGGAGGCGGCTCA ATGAACACTCAGCAGCCAATGGAATGGCTAAAATCTGTGTGGAGTATGAGTATGAGGTGCCGGAGAGTCAGAGGAGACCAGTCAACCTGCTGGACGCTCTGGAGCGAGGTGACCATCGTGAGGATGCTGATGGTTTAGTGGGAGAGGAGCAG GCTCACCATCTGTCCACACGGTCTCTGCAAAATGACAAGAGGATGGATGATGAATTGCGAGGAGGAAAGCGTAAAATCAAACTGGTCCAAGAAAAG aaaatgaGTGTGTCGGAGGACGTGTCTGAGGAAGGTAAAGCCAATAGAGCTAAGAAGTTTCTGGCAGAAATGAAGAAATCACTGAGCCAGGTCAACTTTGACTGCATGGTGCAGGCTCTGCAGAGATACAAGAAGACTGACGACCTGGACGTCCTGCTGACGGAGACAGCGCTCCTAACTGAGGACGCCAACACTCACGGTCTGCTGCGCG GCTTCTACCAGTTTGTCCGGCCACATCACAAAAAGGCGTTTGATGAGAAATGCCAGGAGCTGACCGGGCAGGGCTGCGGATACAAACCTGATCACTCACTGTCCAAAGACGAGAAGAAAGCGCTGATGCTGCAGAGCG GTGCAGACGATCAGCCTGTCGTGGGTCTCGCCTCCTCCAGTGGGATGTCGTCCTCCAGTCAGCTGAATACACAGCAGCTCAACAGAGGAGGACACCACCTCAGCCAGCACGGATTAACTCAGCCTCAGCCTG TTTCAGCTCCAAAGAAGGAGGTCCACTCCACCTTTCTGGCTGATGTGAAAAAAGCTCTGGGGGCAGAGAAGTCCACTCAGCTGTTTCAGGCCATTCACAGCTACAAGAAGACAGACAACTATGAGAACCTGGTGACCACAGTGGTGAGCTTGTtcacagagagagatgaggacTTCAGCCTTCTAGTCA CATTTGGCATGTTTATTCGGCCTCACCATAAGAAGCAGTACAAAGAGATGTTGGATGCCCTGATAGGTCAGTCAGTATCTGCTGCTGATGGTCCTGCTGTGAGTGAAGACCTGCGAGGACCAG CTTCGTCATCATCTCCTCTCAGAACACAAAGCAAGATTTCCAGTTTTTTCTCAAACAGCCAAAGAAAGTAG